CCGATCGTTTCAGGTTCATGCTGGACTCCTTTCGATCACTTCTCGATCACTTCGATGTCACTCGGTAAGTGCAACGCGGAAGGACGCCGCCACCAGCGGCGCGACTCGTGGAGACTAACAAAACCTCCGAAGGCGAGTCAACGAATTTCGCACCACCCCGACGCTCCCTTGCCTCCCGCAACCGTCTTCCGTATCCTGCTGGGATGGTTCGCCTGGAGCGCGTCGGCAAGCTCTACACGCGAGGCCCCCAAACCGTGTGGGCCCTGCGCGACGTGACGATCCACATTCCGCGTGGAGAGTTTCACGTGGTGATGGGACCGAGCGGATCGGGCAAGAGCACCCTGCTCCACCTCATTGCCACGCTCGACCTCCCCACCGAAGGCACGGTGTGGATCGACGGGAGACCCACCGCCGCGTGTTCAGACGCGGAGTTGACGCGGCTGCGTCGCGACCATGTCGGACTGGTCTTTCAATCCTTCAACCTCCTGCCTTACCTCACGGTCCGGGAAAACATTGCACTGCCCCGGCTCCTTCAGCGCGTTTCGGCGAAGCAGGTCCGCGGCGAGACCGACGAGTTGCTGGACGCCGTGGGGCTGACGCCGCGCGCCGAACACTGGCCGCATGAGCTCTCGGGCGGCGAGGCCCAGCGGGTGGCCATCGCACGTGCGCTGATCACGAGGCCACCCCTGCTGCTCGCGGACGAGCCGACCGGCAACCTGGACTCCACGCGCGGGCGGGAGATTCTCGCGTTGATCTCACGTCTCACCGCCGCGGCCGGGGTCACCACCGTGCTGGTCACGCACGATCCGGACGCGGCCAAGTTCGGCCATCGCGCGACGCGCATCAGAGACGGTCGGATCGACCTGTGAGCCTCTTGCTCCGCTTCACGACCCTACGTCACCTCTCCCGCGCCAAACTGCGGAGCGCTTTGACCGTAGCGGGCTTGGCGCTCGGCGTCGCGTTGTACGTCGCGATTCGGCTGTGCAACGAAAGCGTCTCCGCGTCGTTCCGCGACACCGTGACGGGGGTGAGCGGCGCGGCCACGCTCGAAGTGATCGGCGGAGAACGCGGCTTCGACGAACGCGCGCTGGAAACCGTGGTCACCACGCCGGGCGTGCTCGCGGCCGCGCCCGTGATCATTCGCCAGATGGCGTTCGACGACCACACCGCGCTGGTGGTATTGGGCGTGGATCCGTTCAGCGAAGCTCCGTTCCGATCGCACGGCCCGGAATCCACGTTCGCGCCGGATCGCGTCGAGAGGTGGTTATTGGATCCCAAAGCGGTGTTGATCACCGCTCGCTTTGCGTCGAGCCGCGGGCTTGAGAGCGGGGACGAACTGATCGTGTTGGACCGTGATCGCGCCGTCACCCTCGTCGTAGCAGGCACCATGACAGATGAACGCCTGGCGCGAGCGTGGGGAGGCGCGGTCGCCCTCATGGACATCGCGGCCGCACAATGGACGTTCGACCGCGTTGGTCGCCTCGACCGCATCGATGTGTTGACCGCCGGGGACCAGATCGACGCCGTGCGGCAACGGCTGGTGCGAACGCTGCCCCCCGATCTGACCGTGCAGCGGCCCGAGGCCCGTTTGGCGCACGCCGAGCAGGTGGTCCGTTCTTTTCAGGTCAACCTGACCGCATTGAGCGGCATCGCGTTGCTCGTCGGCTTGTTCCTCATTTACAACACCATGACCCACGCGCTCTTGCGCCGTCGCGCCGAAGTCGGCCTGTTGCGCGCCCTGGGCGTGGGGCGATCGCGCCTGTTCGGCGTGCTCACGGCGGAGGCGCTCGC
The sequence above is a segment of the Nitrospirota bacterium genome. Coding sequences within it:
- a CDS encoding ABC transporter ATP-binding protein; this translates as MVRLERVGKLYTRGPQTVWALRDVTIHIPRGEFHVVMGPSGSGKSTLLHLIATLDLPTEGTVWIDGRPTAACSDAELTRLRRDHVGLVFQSFNLLPYLTVRENIALPRLLQRVSAKQVRGETDELLDAVGLTPRAEHWPHELSGGEAQRVAIARALITRPPLLLADEPTGNLDSTRGREILALISRLTAAAGVTTVLVTHDPDAAKFGHRATRIRDGRIDL